GCGTTGCGGGAAAGAAGCTTCCGTGAGCCGCGCGCGATGATGCTCGGACAACGGCCACTCGTCATAAGGCACAAGGGCAATATAAAGATTCTTACAAAACGGCAACTGCGCCTCGATGACCTTGAGCGGCTCCTCGAAATGTTCCAGACAGTTTGAGGCGATAATCACATCGAAGCTTCGGGAGAGGTCGCCGCTCTCGCTGAAGATGAACTCACGCTCGGGGAAACGTCGCCGCGCCTGGTCGAGTGCGACCGCAGAAAAGTCGAGGCCGGCGACGCGGCTCGCCGGCAACTGGCGCGCCAGCATCTCGACCCCTTCGCCAAAGGCGCAGCCCCAGTCAAGCACGTCGAGCGGCCGCGAGCGCAGGTAAGCCTTGTCAGGCGCTGACAACTCGGCCAGCAGCCGCTCCATAAAGTGGCGGGTTTGCGCGCTGCCGCCGTTGGCCTGCCAGCTTTCGGCAAAGTATTGATCCCACCACGCCCGGGAATTCATCGGCTTCTCGCTGTCACTCATCTTCGTCCTTCCTCAATCTTCCCAGGGTTCATATGCGCTTTCAGCAAGCCGGCCACCTCGGTGACGCGCACTGTCCAGGAGTTCTGGAAGGCGAGCTGGCGCAAACGCTCACGATATTGCGCGTCGTCGGCGAGCCGGCGCGCCTCGTCGAGGGCGCTGGCAAATTCAGCCGGGTCGGCGGCCAGCGTGACTTCGGCGAAGGCGCGACATTCCGGCAGCGGCGTCGTCAACACAGGCTTGCCGGCCGCCCAGTACTCATAGAGCTTAAGCGGCGAAGTCGCCTGAGTAATATCGTTGATCACAAACGGAATCATCGCCACGTCAAACTGCCGCAGGTACGCCGGCAGGTCGGCGTAGGGGCGCGGCCCGAGGTATGCCACATTCGCCCTGGCGAGCAGCCTTCGTCCGCGCTCGCGAAGGCTCATATCGAGCGCCGGCCCAATCAGCACAAACTGCCAGTCGGGGCGGCGGGCGGCGACCTCATCGAGTAATTCGTAATCGAACCATTCTGCCAGCGCCCCGACATATCCGGCAACCGGCTTTTGCCCTGTGGCCAGCGCCGCCATTTGCGGGTCGCGCGGCAACGGTTTCTGATCCCCAACAAAGTGTCCGTAGTCAACAGCGTTCGGCAGGTAGACGGCGTCGGGGCGCGTGGCGTGCGCCTCGGCGTGCAAGCGGTGCGCGACGCAAAGAATCAGCTCGGCCTCGGCCATCGCCTGCGCGTGGCCGGCTTCGAGAAAGCCGCGCTCGTAAGGGAAGACCGACAGATCGTCTATCCAGTCATAAACCCGAAGCGCCGGGCGCGCGAAGCTTTTACCATACTCGAAATTGTAGGCTAACGTCCACAAGATTGCCGGCGGCAGAGCGGCGAGCGCAACGGGGTCGCCGCGAAACAGGAAAAGGTTCGGGGCAATCTCTTGCACGCCGTTGACGGGATCATAACTATTGCTGCAATCAAAGATCACGGTGTAACCCTGCCGGGCAAACTCGCGCGCCAGGTGATGGCCGCGTTGGGTGTTGACGACATGCCAGCCGACCGAGGGCAGAAAGATGATCGTGCCGTGACTCAAAGCGGCGCGCGCGGCGATGGTTTCGACCTGCTGGTTGAGCCGGGCCGCGCTCGACCGCAACAGCCAGTCGGTCAAGCGCTGCGCCCGCCGCAAGCTCGCCACGGGGCTCAGAACGTCGGTCACCCTTGAGCGCTTCGACCAGAGTCCGAGCGACCTGTAAAGCGGCAGCAGTCGCCGGTACTTGAAGCGGCCATAGCGAGCGAGCGAGCGCCAGATGAACGCGCTTAAACGGGCGCGGAAAGACGGACGCGGCATCGACATCGGCAAGGATGCTACCTGCGCCAGTCGCTTCAGGCAAGCGCGTGGCGCGACGCCCTTGCCGTACTATCCATGTATCGCCTAGAATGGATGCCTCAGGTTGGCAATATGAAGCGACGAAAGATTGTGATTTTCCTCTTCACGTTAATGCTCTTGGATGGGCTGGCCGTCGCCGCGCCACAGCAAAGCGGGCCGACCTGTCGGCTGTCGCGCAGTGACCGCAACCTTAAAACCTTCGACTTGATGGTGTCGGATGGCGACGAGGCAGTGGTGTCGGGGGCCTTTTCAAAAAACCAGGTCGAAGTCTTCCGCAACGTCCTGACCGAGGCGCAGAAGTTCGCCCGGAACGAAGAGGAGGTCGGCAAGCAAGAGCCCAAGACGACGCGCTTCGCCAGCGAGAGCGAGCCGGGGTTGATTGTGGATGTCACCAAGCTCGACGACCAGAGCCAAATCTTTATCACCCTGACCACTGATATGGGCCAGTTAACTATTGAAGCGGGAACCGTGCAGCGTCGCAGCAAACGAGAACAGGGCCCATTTTTCACCCTGCTCTCCCGCATGCAATCGTTGTTGACGACGCCCACCCCGGCAAAATAACCGGTCGGAGTTTCCCTCGCCGTTTTGCTTGAAAAACACAATAGATTCGGTCATCTCTTCTTCTCACCCCCCCATGCTATCATTCTTACTTAGCGCTGCCAGGCGCAGTTTGACGCTGCGTTTTAGCATTTCAGGTTGATCCGAATCGCTATCTCAGTAAGCAAGAGGGCAGGTTGATGAACGATCCGAGTATGTCTATCCGAGCCAGGCTCAGGGCGAGCGGCGTCGCGGTGATTGCCGCAATCAGTATGATGGTCCTGCCGGCAGTCTGCGCTCGTAGCCAGAATGAACCTGCCGCGTTTGAGCGGCAGCCGCAAGTCGTGCGCCCCTATGCTGAAGGGCCTGGCCCACAGCAGCAGCTAGAGATATAGCGGCCGAATAAGCTGCATAGAGATTGATCCGGCAGACGCGAACACGGTATACGTGGTGCCGCTCGGCTGGAACGGGGTCTCCTACAGCCGCCAGATTTATGTGACGACCGATGGCGACGGCAAGGCCGACCCCGGCATCTGGCGCGCCTCGCAAGGCATCTGGATCATCCCGACTTCATCGTCGAACTATACGCAATACATCTTCAGCCAGTGGGGACAGTCAGGTGATATCGTTTTCCCCAACACGACCGGCAAGCATTAGCAGAGAATCAGCCTTGACCCTGTGCTTGCTGGTCACTGCCCAGGTCCAGCCGGCGCCGCCGTTTTCCGACCGACGACGCGCCAGAACCCAGCCCCATAACGCAACAGGAAGGTGCGTTTCTCGTCCTCCGTCGCGCGCGGCCAGGCATCTATGGCCAGTAGATAATCCCTCAAGCCTTCTTCGACTTGCGGGCGCAGGCGCGGCGGCACACCGGCAAGCCCTTCCGCGGCGCCCTCGCGCAGGGCCCGCAGGTCGGCGAGCACGGTGTCCAGATCGGGGGCAGATATCGGCTCATAGAGAACTTCCATCTCCATCCCGGCGCGTGCAAACATCGCCGCATACTGCTCAAGTTCCAGGTAGTGGCGTACGCTGTAGTCTGTCCCCGGCGCATGGTCTGCGAAGTAGGCGCGTGCCTCTTCATAATCGAGCAGCGTGATGCCGAACAGTTGATAATGGCCGTCACGCAGGACGTGGAGCGGCGCATAACGGTTGGGAATCTCGAAGTAGGCGACGCCGTTGTCGCCGAGCAGCATCGCGGTGTTGTGGAGCAACGCTTGTGGATCGTCAACGTGCTCGATAACGTCGTTGCAGGTGACCACGTCGAACTGATTCATCAACCCCGCCAGCTGGTCCGCACGGGTGGCGTCTTTCAGCAGCAGCGGCACGTCCAACCCGTGATCGCGCAGGTTGCTCTTAGCCAGTTCCAGCAACATCAAATTAATTTCGACGCCGATGGGTTCCGCACCGCATTCGGCGAAGGCGACGAGAAATCCCCCATAGGCGCAGCCGATGTCGAGGTACTGCTTGCCACGCAGATCGACTCGCTGGCTCAACAACTCAGCAACGACCCGTCCGCGCTTGTTGCAGGTGATGGCGAACTCGAAGTACAGCGGCAGACACGGGTCGTGGGTGATGCTCTGAAAGTGCTTGCAGAGGGCGGCGAAATAGCGCCGGTTGTGTGGCGTCTTGAATTGAGCGAAGCGTTCGGCGACCTCGGCGGCGGCCCCGGTCAATACCTCCGCGGGCAACTCATCGGCGGGCCGGCCCGATTCGCCTTTGTGAGAGAAGCTGGCAGATTTCGCTGCCCGTCCCGCGGTCTCCTCGGCGGCAGCTGACGCCGCGCCCGCCGGCCCGGCGGTCAACTCCGACGGCAGCCCCGCGCCGCCCCTGGCTCCGCCGTTCGCCGAAGGCTCCGATTCGTTCTCTTCGAGCCCATCGGTGGACGTCTCGACGGGTTGCGCCCCTGTGTTGCCCCCAGCGATAGCGCGTGCGGTCGAGAGCCCGGTGGTGTCGTCTGCCGCGCCGAAGCCGAGCCGGCGATAGAGGGGCAGCAGGTAACGGTACTTGATCGGCCCGTAGAGGCTAAGCAGTCGCCAGCCGAGCGTGCCCTTGATGCGCTGAAGCTCTGCCGAGGTGTCGCGCAACTGCGCCGCCTGCCCCTGCATCTGTTCGTTCATACTCTCCAGGCGCTGTGATAGCGAGCGAGCGGTCTGATCTTTTTCTGCAAGCGCGGTGGTCAGGGCTTCGTTCTCGCGCCGCTGCTCGGCGAGCTGGCGATTCAGGGCATTTTCCTTTTCAATCATCTCGGCGGCGCGGGCCTGTGCCGCCCGTTCGCTTTCCGCGAGTTGATCGGTCAGTTGCCGCACGCGCCGCTCGACTTCACTGTAAGCGGCCTCACGGTCGCCCGCGGTCAAGCGCGCGCCCCGCGGCGCCCGCGACTCTGACGACTGTTCACTGTCACTCATGTGGGTCCGTCCTCAACTGCACTAAGATTCGTCGGCTCGGAATCACACCATTCTGCCAGCGCCCCTATATATCCGGCAAACGGTTTTCGCCCGGCGGTCAGCGCCGCCATTGATGCGCCACGCCGCGCAACGCAGAGGATGATATCGGCCATCGCCCCGCGCGTCGGCAGGTTTGAAACAGCGGTGTTCGTAGGGGAAGACGCCGGGTCGTCTATCGGGGCGTAGACCCGCAGCGCCGGTGGGGCGAAGCTTTACCTAACTCGAAATTGTGGGCCAATGTCGATCAGGCCACCTTCGGAGGCGGGCTCGAAAGGACCGGAGGGATTCGGGATCGCTGACACCGGCGCTAAATTACCAGGCGGAATGCCCGGACGCTCTCGCCCTCATGGCGGAACTTGTGCGCCAATGTTTTCCCCTCCTGCCCGGGCAACCACCCGGGCAGGAGGGAAATGAAATCGCATATGCGACAGGGATGCTACTGCTGGACCTTGGTGGCGTTGGGCGCTCCGTCCGTCGCGTTGCCATCGATTCGGTTATTGACCGACGTCTTGACCGTCCCGCCCGCGGCAATAACAATTCCGTTCGTGTTGTTATAGATGTTGGTATTGGAAATGCGGATGATCGACAGGTTGGCCGCCGCATTGACGCCGTTCCCGTTGAAGGCCAACATCACGTTTTCCAGGTCGGCGACCGCCGCGCCGCCCTCGCAAATCACACCATTGCCGCTGTTCCCGACAATTGAAGAATTGCGGACCATGGCGAAGCAGCTGCCGCCGGCGGTGTTGACGACGTCCACCCCATTCGTACAGGCTTCCATGCGAACATTGTCAATCGAGCCGGACAGAAAGCCGGTGGTGGTCGACAGTTTCACGGCGCTGACCGCACAGTTGATGATGTTCGTGTCCTTGACGAAGACGTTGGCGCTGCCGCCCAGGGCGACATCAATGCCATTACCACCAAACTCGTAGATCTTGCAGTTCTCGACATTCAGTTGCTTGCCGGCAAGAAACCTGATGCCGCTGAGGTTGCCCGCGGTGTTGAGCCCATTAATGTTCAGGTTCCGTAGCGTCACCTTGTCATTCACACCGGCGTTGACGATGATGCCACTGGTGGTAGTCACAATCCCGGCAATAAAGCCGCCGCCGTCAATGGTCATCGACTTGGTGATCGTCACCGCGCCGAATCCACCCGGATCAAGCACGTTAATCTCGCCGCCCGCCGCGGTCTTCGAGATTGCCCCGGCAAAGGTCTTGCACGGCGCCGTGCGGCTGCACGGGTTGACATCATCGCCGACGCCCGACACCCATGTACGTGTCGCCTGCGCTTGCGCGAAGGTGCTGCACATTAAACAGACGGCAAATACGCCAAGCATGTTGAATAGCGATTTCATTCTGGTCATTGTCTCTCTCCTTTACATTCTAAGCGATTGAATCAGAGATCATCTTGATTATGATCCTCTTAGTCAACATAGCGAGTTCCCTTGCCGCTCTGCCCGGGCAGTTGGTCAATGCCATCGGACAATGGCGTCGTCCAACTGCCTGAGCAGAAACGGCCAATTAATGGCCTTGATCGTGCGGCACCGTCACCGTCACGGTCTGCGTCGCGACGTTGCCATGACTATCCGTGCACCGGATGGTGATCGTATAGACGCGCCCGTTGCCGTTGCCCGACCGTTCTGACTGTAACTGCACGTGATGCGCATCGATGACCTTCCACTCCGCCGAGTTGTGACCGTCACCGGGCGGGCTGGGTGGCTCGTTGCTGGTCACCGTCAAGTCGCAAGTGACCGACGAGGTGGGCGTGCAATTATCCGCCACGCCATAGCTGATCGTCACATCGACCATCTTGTGATTCGGCGGCCACAGCGACGACGGATTGGCGGCGGCCCCGCTGATGGTCGGCGCCTGCGTGTCATTGACGACAACCGTCTGTGTGCAGGAGACCTGGTTGCCCGCGGCGTCTCTCGCCGTCCAGACGATGGTCGTGGTGCCCACCGGGTAAGCCGCGTTCAGCGCCAATCCGTCACTGCGAACGCCGACCACCGTCGTGCCGGGGCAGTTGTCGGTCGCGGTCGCAGCCCCCGTATTGACGATGGCAGAACACTGGCCCAGCGTGTTGGAGGCCGTGATGTTCGCCGGGCAAGTAATCACCGGCGCTTGCGTGTCGGCGACCGTCACGCTAAAGCTGCAAGTGGAGTGGTTGTTACTGGCGTCGGTCGCGGTGCAGGTCACGTTGGTGACACCGACCGGGAACGACGCGCCGGAGGCCGGACTGCAAACGAAGGTCGGACCGGGTTGATTGTCGGTCACCGTCGGGTTCGCGTAGGTCACGACCGCCGCACACTGGTTGGCCGTGTTGGGCCGGGTCAGGCTGGGCGGGCAGGTGATCGCCGGCGGCTGATTGTCGCTGACCGTCACCGTGAAGCTACAGGTCGCCGTGTTGTTTGCCGCGTCGGTCACCGTGCAAGACACGGCCGTCGCCCCGACCGGGAAGTGCGTGCCCGAAGCCGGCGAGCAAACCGCCGCGCCCACCCCCGAACAGTTGTCGCTGACCGTCGGCGTGTAAGTGACGGTCGCGGTGGCGACGTTGGGGTCCGTGCCGACCGCAATGGGCGACGGGCAGGTGATCGCCGGCGGCTGATTGTCGCTGACCGTCACCGTGAAGCTACAGGTCGCCGTGTTGTTTGCCGCGTCGGTCACCGTGCAGATCACGGTCGTCGTTCCGACGGAGAACTGCGTCCCCGCCGCCGGCGAACAACTCGTGGTCACGCCGGGACAGTTGTCGGCAGTTGCCGGGGAGGCGTAGTTAATCACCGCCCCGCACTTGTCCGAGTCATTCGCATGGGTGATGTTGGCCGGACAGGCAATCGTCGGCAGTTGCGTGTCATTGACGGTTACCCTAAAGGTGCAGGTCGTGGTGGCGCCCGAAAGGTCGGTCGCCGTACACAACACGTTAGTCGCGCCGATGGGGAAGAACGACCCCGAAGCCGGCGAGCAAGCGACCGTCAGGGTTGAACAACTGTTGTCGGCAGTCGGCGCTGGGTAGTTGACGACGGCGCCGCACTGATCCTGATCGTTGGCGGTGGTGATATCGGACGTACAAGTGATGGTCGAAGTGATGCTGTTGACCACGGTCACCTTCGCCGTGCAGGGCGTCTCGCCGGCGCCATTCTCCGCGGTGATCGTCACCGTGTAGATTCCTGGCCCGACGATACTGCCGGCTGCCGGGGATTGCGAGACGGTGACGCCGCAACCGGTGGCGACCACTTCACTGACCAGATTCGGTATGGTGGCCTCGCAAATGGCGCTGGCGGTGACCGTCTTGTCCGTGGCGCAGGTGGTGATCGTCGGCGGTGCTGCCGGAACCACCGTGACCGTGAAGTCACAACTGCCGCCCTGGCTGCTGGTGCAGGTCACCACCGTCACGCCCGCCGCGAAGACGGTGCCGGACGCCGGGCTACAGGTGACTGTGCCACACGTCCCGCTGGTCGCCGGGGCCGGGTAGTTGACGACGGCATTGCACACGCCGGCTGCGGCGGTCTGGGTAACGTCACCGGGACAGGTCACGGTGCAGCCAGCGCTGTTCGAGCCGCGGACGGTCACGGTGAAGCTGCACGAAACGGTATTATGAGAAGAGTCGGTGCCCGTGCAAGAAACCGTCGTGGTGCCGATCAGGAAGGTCGCGCCGGCGGGCGGGTCACAAGTGACCGTCACACAATTGCCGGTCGTCGTCGGCGTCGAGTAATTGACTTTCGCGAAGCCGGCGCCTTCGGACTCTTCATCAACCGTGAGGTTGCTCGGACAATTGATCGTCGGCGTTGACGGAGCCGAAGTATCTACGACGGTCACGGTAAAGGCGCAGTTCGTCCCGCCGGAGGCGCAGATCACTGTCGTCGAGCCGATGGGGAAGGAGGAGTTCGAAGGTGGCGTGCAGACGACCGGAGGGGTGTTACCCGTATCCGGGTCGGCGCAGGCACCCGACGCCGTCGGCGTCGTATAAGTGACGACGGCGCTACACATGCCCGCGGCAGCGTTCTGGCTAATATCCGCTGGGCAGTTGATCGTGCAATCGGCCGCCGTCCCGTTGTTCGCCACCAGCGTGTCCAGGCTCGTCGAGTTGTCCGCCTGGTGCAGCTCATTGGTGGAGGTCGTGGCGCTGGCCGAGCATGTAATGGTCGAGCCATTGGCGGCGGCGCCGCTGACCTGATAGGTGTAGGTAAAGACGGCGGTGCTACCTGCCGCCAGCGTCGGGATGGTGCAAGTCGAGGTGCCGGTGGTGGCACCCGGCGACGGGTTCGTGCAGGTGGCCGCCGGGCCAGAATCCTGCGACTCGGAGACCCACGACGTGTTGGCCGGCACCGCCTGGGTGACCACGATGTTGTCGGCGGCGTCCGGTCCGTTGTTGGTCACTTCGACGCGATAGACGATGTTGTTGCCGGCAGTGATGTTGACCGTGCCGAAGATGTTAACGCCGACATCGGCGCTCGCCCGGCTCGGGTCGCGCACGACGAAGCTGGCGACGTCAAAGCCGCTGCCTCTGAAATCCAGTGTCCGGACCGTCCAGGTTCCGACCTGAGAGAAGAAGCCGCTCGTGGGGATGGTGATGGTGCTGCTTTGCGGGTCGGTCGTGATCGTCGGCCCGAGCTGATAGATGCTGCCGTCGGGAGAGGCCCACGCGAAGCGCCGCTCGTTGGCCTGCACCCCCGAGACGATGGCGCAGACCGAATCGCCGAGGTTGAATACGCTCTTGCCGGTCGTACAGTCGCCCGCGTAGAGGGCGATGCTTTCGGTATTGGCGCTGACCCTGCCGGCGCGCGCCAGCCGATGTCCGTTCAGGACAAATAAACTCATAAGCAAGAATGCGGAAACGAGGACAACTGGGATAAGGAGCCTTCCATAGCGTGAGTTGCCGGCGCGGCGCATTCTTGGGAGTGTTATAGTTCGGGTTTTCTTAGCAGATTGGGAAATCGTAGAAATCTTACCGATTTTCATTAATCGTCCTCCTTACAGTTCTCTACAGTCCTCGGTTGTATTGCCAAAATCCGGGCCAGGCCCGTCAATGTGATGAACTCAGCGACTACGAACGCACCCTCAATGAGCGCAATCGGAGGAAACCTGGGAAGCGTATCCTAAGGAGATCGCTTTGTTTTCTTACTTCAGTCTTTTGTAACCTGAAAGCGGCATTCAGTACCGAACAGCAGTGTTAGATTCTAACCAATGCCTTCCACAGCTTAGGGAGGATTCGTACGGAAGGTTTTCGGTCGATTGGTCTTTACTCCACCGTCAGTTCAATTCCAACCCTCATTTACGATGAACAAGGCTGCGCAAAAATATGACTTTTCGCGCTAAATGTCAAGGAGAATTTCTCAGAAAAATCGTAAGCTTCGCTCGTTTGCATCGCGGCCAAACCTCAAATGTTCTGAGAGCGAAACTTAGAAAGAGACGATGGCGCTAGGCGATACTGGGCGTTGCATTCAAGATGCGAGATGATAATCGCCCACCTCGGCGCATGAGTCCATCGCGGCGACGCGGCAACGCTCAAGGAGGACGGCGCGCTCGCAGTGTCGCGACACCATGCCGAGATTGTGTGTCACCAGTAACACCGTCCGGCCACCGCGAAGGGGGAGGTCTAAGGGCGAGGTCCATCCCTGTCAATGGCGTCCGGCGAGGCCAACATAATGATTTCTAGCGCCCGCAGTCCTGGCTCAACTCGTCTGTCGCCGCTTGAATCTCGCGCTGCTCTTTCGGGCTGAGGGCGACGGCGCGCGCCGTCTCCAGCGCGTTGCGGGCGCGCCCGCAGTCCTTCTTGCCGCGATAGGCGCGGCTCAACAGCAGATTGGCCGTGTAATCGTTCGGCACGAGATCGAGGAGCTGCTGGAGGGCGCTGATCGCCTCGTCGTAACGCTTCTCTTCGATAAGCAACGTGGCAACCTGTTCGAGCGGCTCGCGGTGACCCGGGTAGGCGACCACCAGTTGTTGGAGCGCGGCGATGGCTTTTGCGGGGTCGCGCTCGCGGTAGAGATTGGCGAGCATGGTATAGGGCTGCGGGTTGAGCGGGTTAATGCCGATGGCTTCACGGTATAACTGCTCGGCGCCGTCCGCGTCGCCTTGATTCGTACGAGTCAGCGCCAGCGCGCAGGTCATCTGTGAGCGGTACATCGAAGGCTCCTGCGACAAGCCCGACATCCTGATCTCTTCGTCAGACAGGGTGAGGCCGCGGCGGACTAACGCCTCGGCCTCGCGCGCTTTGTCGCGGGAGCGGTCAATCAAGGCGAGCGAATAATAGGCTGGCCAGTAAGCCGGCTCGATCTCCAGACAGCGCTTGTAGAGTTCTTCGGACCTGCCAGGGTTGATTGGCGCGTAGGCTTTGGCGAGGCTCGAAACGGCGCGAATCGAATTCGGCACCTCGCGGTAATTGGTCTGCCAGAGGGTGAGGTCGTCTTTCCAGACGCGATTGCGCAGCACGGTCGTCACCCCGAGTGCCACCAGCGCCAACGCCATCGCGGCATACGCCACTTGCTTTGCGCGGCTGCCGCGCATGGCGACTTGCTCGACAACCAGCCCGACAAACAGCCCGAAGCTCATCATGGAGAGGTAGAGATAATGGTCAGCCAGCAGCTCGTGGTGCGGAATGATCTGGCTGACGGGCAGCAACAGAACGAAATAAGAGAAGATGGCAAAAGCCATCAGCCGGTGGCGTTTGAGCGCCACGAATCCA
This genomic stretch from Blastocatellia bacterium harbors:
- a CDS encoding glycosyltransferase, whose amino-acid sequence is MSMPRPSFRARLSAFIWRSLARYGRFKYRRLLPLYRSLGLWSKRSRVTDVLSPVASLRRAQRLTDWLLRSSAARLNQQVETIAARAALSHGTIIFLPSVGWHVVNTQRGHHLAREFARQGYTVIFDCSNSYDPVNGVQEIAPNLFLFRGDPVALAALPPAILWTLAYNFEYGKSFARPALRVYDWIDDLSVFPYERGFLEAGHAQAMAEAELILCVAHRLHAEAHATRPDAVYLPNAVDYGHFVGDQKPLPRDPQMAALATGQKPVAGYVGALAEWFDYELLDEVAARRPDWQFVLIGPALDMSLRERGRRLLARANVAYLGPRPYADLPAYLRQFDVAMIPFVINDITQATSPLKLYEYWAAGKPVLTTPLPECRAFAEVTLAADPAEFASALDEARRLADDAQYRERLRQLAFQNSWTVRVTEVAGLLKAHMNPGKIEEGRR
- a CDS encoding right-handed parallel beta-helix repeat-containing protein translates to MTRMKSLFNMLGVFAVCLMCSTFAQAQATRTWVSGVGDDVNPCSRTAPCKTFAGAISKTAAGGEINVLDPGGFGAVTITKSMTIDGGGFIAGIVTTTSGIIVNAGVNDKVTLRNLNINGLNTAGNLSGIRFLAGKQLNVENCKIYEFGGNGIDVALGGSANVFVKDTNIINCAVSAVKLSTTTGFLSGSIDNVRMEACTNGVDVVNTAGGSCFAMVRNSSIVGNSGNGVICEGGAAVADLENVMLAFNGNGVNAAANLSIIRISNTNIYNNTNGIVIAAGGTVKTSVNNRIDGNATDGAPNATKVQQ
- a CDS encoding HYR domain-containing protein, translating into MSLFVLNGHRLARAGRVSANTESIALYAGDCTTGKSVFNLGDSVCAIVSGVQANERRFAWASPDGSIYQLGPTITTDPQSSTITIPTSGFFSQVGTWTVRTLDFRGSGFDVASFVVRDPSRASADVGVNIFGTVNITAGNNIVYRVEVTNNGPDAADNIVVTQAVPANTSWVSESQDSGPAATCTNPSPGATTGTSTCTIPTLAAGSTAVFTYTYQVSGAAANGSTITCSASATTSTNELHQADNSTSLDTLVANNGTAADCTINCPADISQNAAAGMCSAVVTYTTPTASGACADPDTGNTPPVVCTPPSNSSFPIGSTTVICASGGTNCAFTVTVVDTSAPSTPTINCPSNLTVDEESEGAGFAKVNYSTPTTTGNCVTVTCDPPAGATFLIGTTTVSCTGTDSSHNTVSCSFTVTVRGSNSAGCTVTCPGDVTQTAAAGVCNAVVNYPAPATSGTCGTVTCSPASGTVFAAGVTVVTCTSSQGGSCDFTVTVVPAAPPTITTCATDKTVTASAICEATIPNLVSEVVATGCGVTVSQSPAAGSIVGPGIYTVTITAENGAGETPCTAKVTVVNSITSTITCTSDITTANDQDQCGAVVNYPAPTADNSCSTLTVACSPASGSFFPIGATNVLCTATDLSGATTTCTFRVTVNDTQLPTIACPANITHANDSDKCGAVINYASPATADNCPGVTTSCSPAAGTQFSVGTTTVICTVTDAANNTATCSFTVTVSDNQPPAITCPSPIAVGTDPNVATATVTYTPTVSDNCSGVGAAVCSPASGTHFPVGATAVSCTVTDAANNTATCSFTVTVSDNQPPAITCPPSLTRPNTANQCAAVVTYANPTVTDNQPGPTFVCSPASGASFPVGVTNVTCTATDASNNHSTCSFSVTVADTQAPVITCPANITASNTLGQCSAIVNTGAATATDNCPGTTVVGVRSDGLALNAAYPVGTTTIVWTARDAAGNQVSCTQTVVVNDTQAPTISGAAANPSSLWPPNHKMVDVTISYGVADNCTPTSSVTCDLTVTSNEPPSPPGDGHNSAEWKVIDAHHVQLQSERSGNGNGRVYTITIRCTDSHGNVATQTVTVTVPHDQGH
- a CDS encoding methyltransferase domain-containing protein — its product is MSDSEQSSESRAPRGARLTAGDREAAYSEVERRVRQLTDQLAESERAAQARAAEMIEKENALNRQLAEQRRENEALTTALAEKDQTARSLSQRLESMNEQMQGQAAQLRDTSAELQRIKGTLGWRLLSLYGPIKYRYLLPLYRRLGFGAADDTTGLSTARAIAGGNTGAQPVETSTDGLEENESEPSANGGARGGAGLPSELTAGPAGAASAAAEETAGRAAKSASFSHKGESGRPADELPAEVLTGAAAEVAERFAQFKTPHNRRYFAALCKHFQSITHDPCLPLYFEFAITCNKRGRVVAELLSQRVDLRGKQYLDIGCAYGGFLVAFAECGAEPIGVEINLMLLELAKSNLRDHGLDVPLLLKDATRADQLAGLMNQFDVVTCNDVIEHVDDPQALLHNTAMLLGDNGVAYFEIPNRYAPLHVLRDGHYQLFGITLLDYEEARAYFADHAPGTDYSVRHYLELEQYAAMFARAGMEMEVLYEPISAPDLDTVLADLRALREGAAEGLAGVPPRLRPQVEEGLRDYLLAIDAWPRATEDEKRTFLLRYGAGFWRVVGRKTAAPAGPGQ
- a CDS encoding tetratricopeptide repeat protein — its product is MKATVTVARSNKRKPAATTRADEQAAARRKRRQLYIAAGVLATVVLACFLNSLGNGFVFDDKSLILENALLRSLANLPRLLTASYRPLRDITHAIDFALWGENAAGFHLMNIVIHLANTLLVFVLLRRVAGSLPVAFIAALIFAIHPIQTDAVTYISGRRDILFSLFYLLSFYCYLNYRERGKWRDFGLFLGCWALSLMAKEMAASLPAFIFVWNFCAAWSEQSGAWLRRLWGAGRAAFRRNRWLYLALAAAVLAYGYYMTFVKGGSVLARDGFKYWGGSFYTNLLLIFRIQAWNLKQLIWPTPVVQYKGAFDITTTALDWRVIGSFLVVAATLAGGFVALKRHRLMAFAIFSYFVLLLPVSQIIPHHELLADHYLYLSMMSFGLFVGLVVEQVAMRGSRAKQVAYAAMALALVALGVTTVLRNRVWKDDLTLWQTNYREVPNSIRAVSSLAKAYAPINPGRSEELYKRCLEIEPAYWPAYYSLALIDRSRDKAREAEALVRRGLTLSDEEIRMSGLSQEPSMYRSQMTCALALTRTNQGDADGAEQLYREAIGINPLNPQPYTMLANLYRERDPAKAIAALQQLVVAYPGHREPLEQVATLLIEEKRYDEAISALQQLLDLVPNDYTANLLLSRAYRGKKDCGRARNALETARAVALSPKEQREIQAATDELSQDCGR